Genomic window (Gelria sp. Kuro-4):
ACCGAGATTGGCTGTGCTGGCGGGTATTCGTACACAAAACACCTTCGTCACCCCCCGATGAGCTGGCTCACCGCTTCTAAAGTGGCGGGAACCACCTGCGGCGCCGGGCTCTGTTTTACCGCCAGTTCAGGGTCCTTCAGGCCGTGGCCGGTGAGCACGCAGACGATCTTCTCATGCCCCTGCACCAGCCCTTGGCGGGCCCGCTGCAGCACTCCGGCTACCCCGGCTGCGGAAGCCGGCTCGACGAAGATACCTTCTTCCCGGGCTAAAAGCCGGTAAGCTGTGAGGATCTCCTCATCGGTTACCGCGGCAATGCTACCGCCGGATTCGGCGGCGGCGCGCACGGCTTTCTCCCAGCTGGCCGGGTTCCCGATCTTAATGGCCGTGGCCACCGTCTGCGGGTCGGGTACAACGCGCCCTTGTACAATGGGTGCCGCACCGGCAGCTTCGAACCCCCAGAGACGGGGCAGCGTCCCAATTCTCCCGGCCGCATAGTAGGCCTGGAAGCCTAACCAGTAAGCGGTAATGTTGCCGGCGTTGCCCACCGGCAGGGCGAGAATGTCGGGCGCCCC
Coding sequences:
- the thrC gene encoding threonine synthase produces the protein MWQGVIEHFAAFLPVTEATPRVTLNEGNTPLIFLSRLSKRVGAEVYAKYEGLNPTGSFKDRGMTLAVSKAVEAGSTAVMCASTGNTSASAAAYAARAGLKCWVLLPEKAIALGKLAQALFYGAQVIAVQGNFDQALALVRELTARYPITLVNSLNPMRLEGQKTAAFEVCDQLGGAPDILALPVGNAGNITAYWLGFQAYYAAGRIGTLPRLWGFEAAGAAPIVQGRVVPDPQTVATAIKIGNPASWEKAVRAAAESGGSIAAVTDEEILTAYRLLAREEGIFVEPASAAGVAGVLQRARQGLVQGHEKIVCVLTGHGLKDPELAVKQSPAPQVVPATLEAVSQLIGG